A single Bifidobacterium scardovii JCM 12489 = DSM 13734 DNA region contains:
- the phnX gene encoding phosphonoacetaldehyde hydrolase, which produces MTNTRFETVIFDWAGTTVDYGCFAPVRAFQEAFREFGIEPTMDETRKPMGMLKHDHINTMLHMERIARAWEDAHGAAPSEADVDAVYSHFEPKLLSILDRFSTPKPGVLDAVAALRGMGLKIGSTTGYTDSMMDIVVPKAAEAGYAPDYWISPDGTDGYGRPYPYMIFRNLETLHVTDVRKAAKIGDTLSDIREGKNAGVFTIGVTEGGSQMALSQTEFEALSPADRDAARAAARTAFVAAGADAVIDTMAELPTLLAQLA; this is translated from the coding sequence ATGACCAACACCCGTTTCGAAACCGTCATCTTCGACTGGGCCGGCACCACCGTGGACTACGGCTGCTTCGCCCCCGTCCGCGCCTTCCAGGAGGCGTTCCGCGAATTCGGCATCGAGCCGACCATGGACGAGACCCGCAAGCCGATGGGCATGCTCAAGCACGACCACATCAACACCATGCTGCACATGGAGCGCATCGCCCGCGCCTGGGAGGACGCCCATGGCGCCGCCCCGAGCGAGGCCGACGTGGATGCCGTCTACAGCCACTTCGAGCCGAAGCTGCTGTCCATCCTGGACCGGTTCTCCACCCCGAAGCCCGGCGTGCTCGACGCGGTGGCCGCCCTGCGCGGGATGGGCCTGAAGATCGGCTCCACCACCGGCTACACGGACTCGATGATGGACATCGTCGTGCCGAAGGCCGCCGAGGCCGGGTACGCGCCGGACTACTGGATCAGCCCGGACGGCACCGACGGCTACGGCCGCCCCTATCCGTACATGATCTTCCGCAATCTGGAGACCCTGCACGTCACCGACGTGCGCAAGGCCGCCAAGATCGGCGACACCCTCTCCGACATCCGCGAAGGCAAGAACGCCGGCGTCTTCACCATCGGCGTCACGGAGGGCGGCTCCCAGATGGCCCTGAGCCAGACCGAGTTCGAGGCCCTCTCCCCCGCGGACCGCGACGCGGCTCGCGCCGCCGCCCGCACGGCGTTCGTCGCCGCCGGCGCCGATGCCGTCATCGACACGATGGCCGAGCTGCCGACCCTGCTCGCGCAGCTTGCGTGA
- a CDS encoding DUF2975 domain-containing protein has protein sequence MNQLTVKRVNGQKGRAAGPAPMLLKANAAAKIVARIGEVVLWISSALYVLLVAVFLFSGDRFHLSPDADARMDVGDWHFSIGSTVLDYDIRLVRFGEGPLDLPVVVMVGLTDAIIFALLALVFHEVAALCGELGRWGGAADSGDGTPFSPAAAIRLNRVGWYLIAAPAVAFVLAVICALLGCSFSAGLWMSALMVMLGIIVLQLARVFAYGTALQQDVDGLL, from the coding sequence ATGAACCAGCTGACGGTGAAGCGTGTGAATGGGCAAAAGGGTCGCGCGGCGGGGCCGGCTCCCATGCTGCTCAAGGCCAATGCGGCGGCGAAGATCGTCGCCCGGATCGGCGAGGTGGTGCTGTGGATCAGCTCGGCGCTGTACGTGCTGCTGGTCGCCGTGTTCCTGTTCAGCGGCGACCGCTTCCACCTGTCGCCGGACGCCGACGCGCGGATGGACGTCGGCGACTGGCATTTCAGCATCGGCAGCACGGTGCTGGACTACGATATACGGCTGGTGCGTTTCGGCGAGGGCCCGCTCGACTTGCCCGTCGTGGTCATGGTCGGTTTGACGGACGCGATCATATTTGCGCTGCTGGCGTTGGTGTTCCATGAGGTGGCGGCGCTGTGCGGCGAACTGGGCCGCTGGGGAGGGGCGGCCGACTCGGGTGACGGCACGCCGTTCAGCCCGGCCGCCGCGATCCGGCTGAACCGGGTTGGATGGTATCTCATCGCGGCTCCGGCCGTGGCGTTCGTGCTGGCGGTGATCTGCGCGCTGCTGGGGTGCAGCTTCAGCGCCGGCCTGTGGATGAGCGCATTGATGGTGATGCTCGGCATCATCGTGCTGCAGCTGGCGCGCGTCTTCGCGTATGGCACGGCCCTGCAGCAGGATGTGGACGGGTTGCTGTGA
- a CDS encoding helix-turn-helix domain-containing protein yields MSGHIVLRLDRMMVERGRSLNWLADQVGITNVNLSKIKNNRVSAIRFSTLAAICEALECQPGDILEYEED; encoded by the coding sequence GTGAGCGGGCATATCGTACTGCGGCTGGACCGGATGATGGTGGAGCGCGGCCGTTCGCTCAACTGGCTGGCCGATCAGGTCGGCATCACCAACGTGAACCTGTCGAAGATCAAGAACAACCGCGTCTCCGCCATCCGATTCTCCACGTTGGCCGCGATCTGCGAAGCGCTCGAATGCCAGCCCGGCGACATCCTCGAATACGAGGAGGACTGA
- a CDS encoding 2-aminoethylphosphonate--pyruvate transaminase, which yields MTNAYKLLTPGPLTTTRTVKEEMLFDHCTWDEDYQRITQKIRRQLLELAHCSADDYTVVLMQGSGTFGVESALTSVIGTDEKVLLCTNGAYGDRQAKICDHAGIAYTQYAEPYDRIPDAAKVAEYLDADPSITHVSMIHSETTSGLLNDIEAVAKVAKAHDCTFMVDAMSSFGGVDIPVADWGIDFLVSSANKCIQGVPGFSFIICNTAKLEASRGKARSLSLDLWDQWNTLEKANGKWRYTSPTHVVLAFSKALDEMFAEGGIPVRAARYATNNQLLIARMKALGFRTFLADHQGPIITTFLYPEGADFDFHDMYEFIKERGYAIYPGKLTDEETFRLGNIGEIYADDIEKVTELLAMYMGERGLLAVATGSDSVPAAIAAMDAAGAPIKAAAPAGVRLAA from the coding sequence ATGACCAACGCATACAAGCTGCTCACCCCCGGCCCGCTGACCACCACGCGCACCGTCAAGGAGGAGATGCTCTTCGACCACTGCACTTGGGACGAGGACTACCAGCGGATCACGCAGAAGATCCGCCGCCAGCTGCTCGAGCTCGCCCACTGCAGCGCCGACGACTACACCGTGGTGCTCATGCAGGGTTCCGGCACCTTCGGCGTGGAGAGCGCGCTGACCTCGGTGATCGGCACCGACGAGAAGGTGCTGCTATGCACCAACGGCGCATACGGCGACCGCCAGGCGAAGATCTGCGACCACGCCGGCATCGCGTACACCCAGTACGCCGAACCGTACGACCGCATTCCGGACGCGGCGAAGGTGGCCGAGTACCTGGACGCCGACCCGTCGATCACCCACGTCTCGATGATCCACTCCGAGACCACCTCCGGCCTGCTCAACGACATCGAGGCCGTGGCGAAGGTCGCCAAGGCGCACGACTGCACCTTCATGGTGGACGCGATGAGCTCCTTCGGCGGCGTGGACATCCCCGTGGCCGACTGGGGCATCGACTTCCTCGTCTCCTCGGCGAACAAGTGCATCCAGGGCGTGCCCGGCTTCAGCTTCATCATCTGCAACACAGCGAAGCTCGAGGCCTCGCGCGGCAAGGCCCGCTCGCTCTCGCTGGACCTGTGGGACCAGTGGAACACGCTGGAGAAGGCCAACGGCAAGTGGCGCTACACCTCGCCGACGCATGTGGTGCTCGCCTTCTCCAAGGCCCTCGACGAGATGTTCGCCGAGGGCGGCATCCCCGTCCGCGCGGCCCGCTACGCGACGAACAACCAGCTGCTCATCGCCCGCATGAAGGCGCTCGGCTTCCGCACCTTCCTGGCCGACCACCAGGGCCCGATCATCACCACCTTCCTCTACCCGGAGGGCGCCGACTTCGACTTCCACGACATGTACGAGTTCATCAAGGAGCGCGGCTACGCGATCTACCCGGGCAAGCTCACCGACGAGGAGACCTTCCGCTTGGGCAACATCGGCGAGATCTACGCCGACGATATCGAGAAGGTGACCGAGCTGCTCGCCATGTACATGGGTGAACGCGGTCTGCTGGCCGTAGCCACCGGTTCCGATTCCGTCCCCGCCGCGATCGCCGCGATGGACGCCGCCGGCGCCCCGATCAAGGCCGCCGCCCCCGCCGGTGTCAGGCTCGCCGCCTGA